From the Candidatus Zixiibacteriota bacterium genome, one window contains:
- a CDS encoding alpha/beta fold hydrolase gives MPYAQLDNICLHYEEHGHGEPLLFLHGFTLDHRMWQPQVAFFSDAYRVILLDSRGHGLSDAPATGYSRPERVKEILKFLDYLRIDHVHLIGLSMGGSLGMGVAFEHQDRLKSLTLVSTGAAGYDIGKKFSRLDTIAKEKGIEVVKREWLRVIESWYGHELSDVKELMVTMINDHTGAIWSDPMRGKYPPSPPDVDDAHKITVPTCIFSGLEDKVFVPLARLLHERIKGSVLHEYEGVGHMLNLEASERFNRDLAAFLSGLSSR, from the coding sequence ATGCCCTACGCCCAACTCGACAATATCTGCCTCCACTACGAAGAACACGGCCACGGCGAGCCGTTGCTGTTTCTCCACGGCTTCACCCTCGACCACCGCATGTGGCAGCCACAAGTGGCTTTTTTTTCTGACGCGTATCGGGTGATTCTGTTGGATTCGCGCGGGCATGGGCTTTCCGATGCACCCGCCACTGGTTACAGCCGCCCGGAACGGGTGAAGGAGATTCTCAAATTCCTCGATTATCTCAGAATTGACCACGTCCACTTGATTGGCCTTTCTATGGGTGGCTCTCTCGGTATGGGCGTTGCATTCGAACATCAGGACCGCCTCAAATCTCTTACGCTCGTTTCAACTGGAGCGGCTGGGTACGATATCGGCAAGAAATTCTCGCGTCTTGACACGATCGCCAAAGAAAAGGGAATCGAAGTGGTGAAGCGCGAATGGCTGCGCGTCATCGAAAGTTGGTACGGCCACGAGTTGTCGGACGTGAAGGAACTGATGGTCACGATGATCAACGACCATACCGGCGCCATCTGGAGTGATCCGATGCGCGGCAAGTATCCGCCATCACCACCGGATGTTGATGACGCGCACAAGATCACTGTCCCAACCTGTATATTCTCTGGTCTTGAGGACAAAGTGTTCGTCCCGCTTGCCCGCCTACTTCACGAACGGATCAAGGGGAGCGTGTTGCACGAATACGAGGGTGTCGGCCATATGTTGAATCTCGAAGCGTCGGAGCGGTTCAATCGGGATTTGGCTGCGTTCCTAAGCGGCTTGTCGTCGCGCTGA
- a CDS encoding phosphoribosylaminoimidazolesuccinocarboxamide synthase, producing the protein MNSLVLTTDIKEYPLLRRGKVRDIYDLGDTLLFVASDRISAFDVVMPNGIPGKGRVLTQMSLFWFDFLSDVVANHLVTADIDKYPEPLRKYRAQLEGRSMIVVKAERVEAECIVRGYISGSMWKELNEARTHGSHSVHGFAFPVSLRESEKLPQPIFTPSSKNDAGHDENISYETLVKLVGDDTAKLCREKSLAVYTKAADYALTRGIIIADTKFEFGYNDGAFILIDEVLSPDSSRFWPVNGYRVGGSQPSFDKQPIRDYLESIKWNKKPPAPRLPDEVVEASSARYREAQRLLTGKV; encoded by the coding sequence ATGAACTCGCTCGTTCTCACTACCGATATCAAGGAATACCCGCTCCTGCGCCGCGGCAAGGTGCGCGATATATACGACCTCGGCGACACGCTCCTGTTTGTTGCCAGCGACCGGATCTCGGCATTCGATGTCGTCATGCCGAACGGTATCCCCGGCAAAGGGAGAGTGCTTACCCAAATGTCACTCTTCTGGTTCGACTTTCTCTCCGATGTCGTCGCCAATCATCTCGTAACTGCGGATATCGACAAATACCCCGAACCGCTGCGGAAATACCGCGCCCAGCTTGAGGGTCGGTCGATGATAGTGGTCAAGGCCGAGCGGGTCGAGGCGGAGTGTATTGTGCGAGGCTACATCTCCGGATCCATGTGGAAAGAGCTCAATGAAGCGAGGACGCACGGCTCTCACTCTGTACATGGATTCGCGTTCCCGGTCAGCCTGCGTGAATCTGAGAAACTGCCTCAGCCAATTTTCACCCCGTCGTCCAAAAACGATGCCGGTCACGATGAGAACATAAGTTATGAAACTCTCGTGAAACTTGTAGGCGACGATACGGCGAAACTGTGCCGCGAGAAATCGCTGGCGGTTTACACCAAAGCAGCCGATTATGCACTGACCCGGGGGATCATCATCGCCGACACGAAATTTGAATTTGGTTATAACGACGGTGCGTTCATCCTGATCGATGAGGTTCTCTCGCCGGATTCCAGCCGCTTCTGGCCGGTGAACGGATACCGCGTGGGGGGTTCGCAGCCGTCGTTCGACAAGCAGCCGATTCGCGATTATCTCGAGTCGATCAAATGGAACAAGAAACCGCCGGCGCCGCGCCTGCCTGACGAAGTGGTTGAGGCATCGTCGGCGCGTTACCGCGAGGCGCAGCGCCTCCTGACAGGAAAAGTATAA
- the gatA gene encoding Asp-tRNA(Asn)/Glu-tRNA(Gln) amidotransferase subunit GatA, with product MLNSTRVSAAEIVSLTTSMGKSATDLAREAIQYAQTTGKQLNAFITLCEKKALAQAAAIDQKVKAGEQVGPLAGVPIAIKDNISYTDYPCTCGSHILDGYIPPYDATVVRRLIEAGAVIIGKTNLDEFAMGSSTENSYFGPVKNPVRHDLAPGGSSGGSAAAVAAGIVPVALGSETGGSVRQPASFCGVYGLKPSYGAVSRYGLVAFASSTDQIGPFARNVEDLALAYGVIAGRDPHDSTSVAFDHPDYPSLLDTDKKFTIGVPREYFTEGLDPEVNAVVQSAINALKNEGHRVIDISLPMTDKGIAIYYVVACAEASANLARFDGVKYGLREADKKELAEMYSTTRAAGFGAEVKRRIMLGTYALSSGYYDEYYIKASKVRELLRRDFERAFQTVDLIISPTAPTPAFKLGEKINDPLAMYLSDVYTVSANLAGIPAISIPFGEVPDGRPVGVQFMAKYMDELSLFQIARMLEKLIAR from the coding sequence ATGCTTAATTCCACCAGAGTCTCGGCCGCTGAGATTGTCAGTCTAACGACCTCGATGGGAAAGTCGGCAACCGATCTCGCCCGTGAAGCTATCCAGTACGCCCAGACTACGGGCAAACAACTCAACGCCTTCATCACGCTCTGCGAAAAGAAAGCACTTGCTCAGGCGGCTGCTATCGATCAGAAGGTGAAAGCTGGCGAGCAGGTTGGTCCTCTTGCCGGCGTGCCGATTGCCATTAAGGACAACATCAGCTACACCGATTACCCCTGCACCTGTGGCTCGCATATCCTCGACGGCTATATTCCGCCGTATGATGCCACGGTCGTCAGACGACTGATCGAGGCTGGAGCGGTCATTATAGGCAAGACCAATCTCGATGAGTTCGCGATGGGTTCGTCTACCGAAAACTCATACTTCGGCCCGGTCAAAAATCCTGTTCGCCACGATCTCGCACCCGGTGGCTCATCCGGCGGCTCGGCGGCTGCGGTGGCGGCGGGTATCGTGCCGGTTGCGCTCGGTTCAGAGACCGGCGGCTCGGTACGACAGCCCGCCTCTTTTTGCGGGGTCTATGGTCTGAAGCCATCGTATGGTGCCGTGTCACGATATGGCCTGGTGGCCTTTGCTTCTTCCACGGATCAGATCGGACCGTTTGCACGCAACGTGGAAGACCTGGCACTCGCGTACGGCGTCATCGCCGGTCGCGACCCGCATGACTCGACCTCGGTCGCATTCGATCACCCAGACTATCCATCACTTCTCGACACCGACAAGAAATTCACGATCGGCGTTCCGCGTGAGTATTTCACCGAGGGGCTCGACCCGGAGGTTAATGCTGTCGTGCAGAGTGCGATCAATGCGCTCAAGAACGAAGGTCATCGCGTGATCGATATTTCGCTCCCTATGACCGACAAGGGAATTGCCATCTACTATGTAGTCGCCTGCGCCGAGGCGTCCGCCAACCTGGCCCGATTCGATGGTGTCAAGTACGGTCTCCGCGAAGCGGACAAGAAGGAGCTTGCAGAGATGTACAGCACCACCCGTGCAGCGGGCTTCGGAGCCGAAGTCAAGCGCCGGATCATGCTCGGTACCTATGCTTTGTCATCGGGCTACTACGATGAGTACTATATCAAGGCCTCCAAAGTGCGCGAGCTGTTGCGCCGCGATTTCGAGCGGGCATTTCAAACGGTTGATCTGATCATCAGCCCAACTGCGCCGACACCGGCATTCAAGCTGGGGGAGAAGATCAACGATCCTCTTGCTATGTATCTCTCCGATGTCTACACGGTTTCCGCAAACCTCGCAGGCATCCCGGCCATTTCGATTCCATTTGGTGAAGTCCCGGATGGTCGCCCTGTGGGAGTTCAGTTCATGGCGAAATACATGGATGAACTGTCGCTGTTCCAAATCGCGCGGATGTTAGAGAAGTTGATTGCACGGTAG
- a CDS encoding dCMP deaminase family protein yields MSAKRTDYISWDDYFMAVAQLSAHRSKDPGTQVGACIVNRNKRIIGIGYNGFPVGCSDDELPWAREGAFLDTKYPYVCHAEMNAITNASNKPDLDGATMYVSLYPCNECAKLIVQVGIKEVVFLSDKYAHDDKFIAAQRIFQMAGIQTRQLAPASKKITLSLE; encoded by the coding sequence ATGTCAGCAAAACGGACCGACTATATCAGTTGGGATGACTATTTTATGGCCGTCGCCCAGCTCTCCGCCCACCGGTCCAAAGACCCCGGCACGCAGGTCGGCGCCTGCATTGTCAATCGCAACAAGCGGATTATCGGCATAGGCTACAACGGCTTTCCGGTCGGCTGCTCCGATGACGAACTCCCCTGGGCCAGGGAAGGGGCGTTCCTCGACACCAAATACCCGTACGTCTGCCACGCCGAGATGAACGCCATCACCAACGCCTCCAACAAGCCGGACCTCGATGGCGCCACTATGTATGTCTCGCTTTACCCCTGTAACGAGTGCGCCAAGCTGATCGTCCAGGTCGGGATCAAAGAGGTGGTCTTCCTTTCGGACAAATACGCCCACGACGATAAGTTTATTGCTGCCCAGAGAATTTTCCAGATGGCCGGCATCCAGACCCGACAGCTCGCCCCGGCGAGCAAAAAGATAACCCTTTCATTAGAATAG
- the purH gene encoding bifunctional phosphoribosylaminoimidazolecarboxamide formyltransferase/IMP cyclohydrolase, with protein sequence MPHTSKIKRALVSVSDKTGLVELCRELEKQGIEIISTGGTMRALRDAGVHVVSVSTYTGSPEILDGRVKTLHPRIHAGILYRRNLQEHIDQMQECEYKGIDLVIVNLYPFKETLARPGSTHDEIVENIDIGGPSMIRAAAKNYESVTVLVDPGDYALLLDELHHHKGNTSPEFRERCAARAFAISADYETAIAAYFSQRSVGVRTGFPDKLSLQFTKRDELRYGENPHQKAALYADPTYRAPSLVRAEILSGKELSFNNYGDLDACLEMVLDFTEPFACVVKHANPCGAAVGETIAEAYQKAYDSDPLSAYGSIIGLNQEVDMTCAQILHETPFVECMLAPSFTAEALDLLRKKKTRRLLALKEIARGRGKDQIVYRFLQGGLLAQTADDAITTKVSLQVVTRRQPTKEEIGDLLFAWKVVKQTKSNAIVLAKSGATVGIGMGQTSRVDSSFLAVKRAGERAKGAVCASDAFFPMPDGLEVAANAGVTAFIQPGGSKGDPDVIAAADKAGVAMVFTGIRHFRH encoded by the coding sequence ATGCCGCACACATCGAAGATAAAACGGGCGCTCGTTTCCGTCTCGGACAAGACCGGGCTGGTCGAACTCTGCCGCGAGCTTGAAAAACAAGGGATTGAGATTATTTCCACCGGCGGCACCATGCGCGCCCTGCGCGATGCCGGCGTGCACGTGGTCTCAGTTTCGACGTACACCGGTTCGCCGGAAATCCTTGATGGCCGTGTCAAAACGCTACATCCGAGAATTCACGCCGGCATTCTCTATCGCCGCAACCTGCAGGAACATATCGATCAGATGCAGGAGTGCGAGTACAAGGGGATTGATCTGGTTATCGTCAACCTCTACCCATTCAAGGAAACCCTGGCCAGGCCCGGTTCGACGCACGATGAAATCGTTGAGAACATCGACATCGGCGGTCCTTCGATGATCCGTGCCGCTGCTAAGAACTATGAAAGTGTGACGGTACTCGTTGACCCAGGCGACTACGCCTTGCTGCTCGACGAGCTGCACCATCACAAGGGGAACACGAGTCCGGAGTTCCGCGAGCGCTGCGCAGCCCGTGCCTTTGCCATCTCTGCCGACTACGAAACGGCAATCGCAGCCTATTTCTCACAGCGATCCGTCGGTGTCAGGACTGGCTTTCCGGACAAACTGAGTCTCCAGTTCACGAAACGTGATGAACTCCGCTATGGCGAAAACCCTCACCAGAAAGCGGCCCTGTATGCCGATCCCACCTATCGCGCCCCCTCACTGGTGCGTGCGGAGATTCTCTCCGGCAAGGAACTCTCGTTCAACAACTATGGTGATCTTGACGCCTGCCTCGAGATGGTGTTGGATTTCACCGAGCCGTTTGCATGTGTAGTCAAACATGCCAACCCGTGCGGCGCGGCGGTGGGGGAGACTATTGCCGAGGCATACCAGAAAGCGTACGATAGCGACCCGCTGTCCGCATACGGCTCGATCATCGGTCTCAATCAGGAAGTCGACATGACCTGCGCGCAGATTCTTCACGAGACCCCCTTTGTCGAGTGCATGCTGGCGCCCTCGTTTACAGCCGAGGCACTTGATCTGCTGCGAAAGAAAAAGACCCGCCGTCTGCTGGCACTCAAAGAAATCGCTCGGGGGCGAGGCAAGGACCAGATCGTCTATCGCTTCCTTCAGGGCGGACTTCTCGCCCAGACTGCCGACGACGCCATCACGACCAAGGTCTCGCTCCAGGTTGTGACCAGGCGCCAACCGACCAAAGAGGAGATCGGCGATTTGCTGTTTGCCTGGAAGGTCGTCAAGCAAACCAAATCCAACGCCATTGTTCTGGCCAAGAGTGGTGCGACAGTTGGCATCGGGATGGGCCAGACTTCCCGCGTGGACTCCAGCTTTTTGGCGGTCAAACGTGCCGGGGAACGAGCTAAAGGCGCGGTTTGTGCCTCTGATGCCTTCTTTCCGATGCCGGATGGTCTTGAAGTGGCCGCCAACGCCGGGGTAACGGCTTTCATACAACCCGGCGGTTCCAAGGGGGACCCCGACGTAATTGCGGCGGCGGACAAGGCTGGGGTGGCAATGGTATTCACCGGTATCCGGCATTTCAGGCATTGA
- a CDS encoding glutamine synthetase family protein: MTKTKEDVLRLVDEAGVRYIRLCFTDILGKIKGMSITRSEFEQVLAEGQGFDGSSVEGFARIDESDLMAIPDPLTFRIIPWEIAGEKVAMMFCDIQNPDGTPYDGDPRWVLKRQLSKLKDKGWTFYVGPELEYFYFENDKETGLLDNAGYFDYESVDVGTQLRKKTVNALELMDIPVECSHHEVAPSQHEIDLKYQEALVMADFAQVYKFIVKEVALENDTYATFMPKPIFGENGSGMHCHMSLFKGDKNLFFDPKSEYNLSKTARNFTAGILTHVREITLILNQWVNSYKRLVPGYEAPVYISWGRRNRSSLVRVPQYRLGKEKATRIELRSPDPSANPYLAFACILAAGLKGIESTYELPKPVEENIFEMTPEQKAKVKIGTLPGSLAEAIDLAEKSAIVRETLGEHVFTKLIANKRIEWDDYRIHVSGHELAKYLPML, encoded by the coding sequence ATGACCAAAACCAAAGAAGACGTTTTAAGATTAGTCGATGAGGCCGGTGTCCGCTATATCCGCCTCTGCTTCACCGATATCCTGGGCAAGATTAAAGGGATGTCCATCACCCGCTCGGAGTTTGAGCAGGTCCTCGCCGAGGGGCAGGGGTTCGACGGTTCCTCCGTTGAGGGATTCGCCCGTATCGACGAATCAGACCTGATGGCGATTCCCGACCCACTTACGTTTCGCATAATTCCATGGGAAATCGCTGGTGAAAAAGTGGCCATGATGTTCTGCGACATCCAGAATCCCGATGGCACCCCGTACGATGGTGACCCGCGGTGGGTGCTCAAACGCCAGCTTTCCAAGCTCAAAGACAAGGGCTGGACTTTCTATGTGGGCCCGGAGCTTGAATACTTCTATTTCGAAAACGACAAAGAAACCGGTCTTCTGGATAATGCCGGTTATTTTGACTACGAGTCGGTCGATGTCGGCACGCAGCTTCGTAAGAAGACCGTCAACGCGCTCGAACTGATGGATATACCGGTCGAATGCTCGCACCACGAGGTTGCCCCCAGCCAGCACGAAATCGACCTCAAATATCAGGAAGCGCTGGTGATGGCGGACTTTGCGCAGGTGTACAAGTTCATCGTGAAAGAAGTCGCGCTGGAAAACGACACGTATGCTACCTTCATGCCCAAACCGATCTTTGGCGAGAACGGCTCCGGCATGCACTGCCACATGTCGCTGTTCAAAGGGGACAAGAACCTGTTTTTCGACCCCAAGTCGGAATACAATCTTTCCAAGACCGCGCGCAATTTCACCGCTGGGATTCTCACACACGTCCGCGAAATTACGCTGATACTCAATCAGTGGGTGAACTCCTACAAGCGCCTGGTGCCGGGTTATGAGGCTCCGGTCTATATCAGTTGGGGCCGACGCAACCGCTCCAGCTTAGTTCGAGTACCGCAGTATCGACTTGGCAAAGAAAAGGCGACTCGTATCGAACTCCGTTCGCCGGACCCGTCGGCCAATCCATATCTGGCGTTCGCCTGCATCCTTGCAGCCGGGTTGAAGGGAATCGAAAGCACGTACGAACTCCCCAAGCCGGTGGAGGAGAACATCTTTGAGATGACTCCGGAGCAGAAGGCGAAAGTCAAGATCGGAACTCTGCCCGGTTCATTGGCCGAGGCGATTGACCTGGCCGAGAAATCCGCAATCGTTCGCGAAACGCTGGGCGAGCACGTGTTCACGAAGCTGATCGCCAACAAGCGGATCGAGTGGGACGACTACCGCATCCACGTCAGCGGCCACGAACTGGCCAAGTATTTGCCGATGCTGTAG
- the gatB gene encoding Asp-tRNA(Asn)/Glu-tRNA(Gln) amidotransferase subunit GatB produces MGTNTSYEAVIGLEVHAQLQTESKIFCGCKVGFGEPPNSLTCPVCLGLPGALPVLNKKAVEYAMRAILATGGTVRNRSVFARKNYFYPDLPKGYQISQYDRPVGVGGQIHYRVGKEDSKVCRLIRIHLEEDAGKSLHPEKGEDYSRVDLNRCGTPLVEIVTEADLRTPEEAYSYLVKLKQLLQYTEVCSGDMEKGHLRCDANVSVRPVGEAAFGTRTEIKNLNSFKAVERSLRFEIDRQTGLLKNGGVVEQETLLWNEKQQTAEPMRSKEESHDYRYFPEPDLVNLLISDEWIAEVRHSLPEFPDTRAARFVSQYGIREYDAAVLTDNRVLADYFEQTAAACADKFAASNWIQTELLGIINETGEDIASFRVRPAMLAELLNKIGAKEISGKIAKTVWEEMLVSGKTPASIIAERGLVQISDDKALIPIVERVIADNPDNVAKLKSGKTNVFGFFVGQVMKATNGQANPELVNRLLKERLGV; encoded by the coding sequence TTGGGCACTAACACGAGCTACGAAGCTGTGATCGGTCTTGAGGTCCACGCGCAACTTCAGACCGAATCGAAAATATTCTGCGGCTGCAAAGTCGGGTTCGGTGAACCACCAAACTCGCTGACCTGCCCGGTCTGCCTGGGTCTTCCAGGTGCGTTACCGGTCCTCAACAAGAAGGCGGTTGAGTACGCCATGCGGGCGATTCTCGCAACGGGAGGGACTGTCCGCAATCGCTCGGTGTTCGCACGAAAAAACTACTTCTATCCAGACCTCCCCAAAGGGTATCAGATTTCGCAGTACGATAGGCCAGTTGGTGTCGGGGGTCAAATTCACTATCGCGTCGGCAAGGAGGACTCGAAGGTTTGCCGCCTGATTCGCATTCATCTTGAAGAAGATGCCGGCAAGTCGCTTCATCCCGAGAAAGGCGAGGACTATAGCCGGGTGGACCTGAACCGATGTGGCACACCCCTGGTCGAAATAGTCACTGAGGCAGACCTCCGGACCCCTGAAGAGGCATATAGTTATCTCGTTAAGTTGAAGCAACTCCTTCAGTACACCGAAGTCTGTTCGGGCGATATGGAGAAAGGGCACTTACGGTGCGATGCCAACGTCTCCGTTCGCCCGGTTGGTGAGGCAGCTTTCGGGACACGTACGGAGATCAAGAACCTCAATAGCTTCAAGGCGGTAGAGCGTTCGCTTAGGTTCGAAATTGATCGGCAGACTGGATTACTCAAAAACGGTGGCGTAGTCGAACAGGAAACTCTTTTGTGGAACGAGAAGCAGCAGACTGCAGAGCCGATGCGCAGCAAAGAAGAGTCGCACGACTACCGCTATTTCCCGGAGCCCGATCTGGTTAATCTTTTGATTTCCGATGAATGGATCGCTGAGGTCCGACACTCGCTGCCGGAGTTCCCGGATACGCGGGCCGCTCGTTTCGTGTCGCAGTACGGAATCCGCGAGTACGATGCCGCCGTCCTGACCGACAATCGTGTGCTTGCCGATTATTTCGAGCAGACCGCCGCAGCCTGCGCTGACAAATTCGCCGCATCGAACTGGATACAGACCGAACTGCTTGGCATTATTAACGAGACCGGCGAAGATATTGCATCGTTCCGCGTGCGCCCCGCCATGCTGGCCGAACTGTTGAACAAGATCGGCGCTAAGGAGATCTCCGGCAAGATAGCCAAGACAGTCTGGGAAGAAATGCTGGTATCAGGAAAGACACCGGCATCAATCATCGCCGAAAGAGGACTCGTGCAGATTTCGGATGACAAGGCGCTCATTCCGATTGTCGAGCGAGTTATTGCAGACAACCCGGATAATGTCGCGAAACTCAAGTCAGGCAAGACCAACGTATTTGGCTTCTTCGTAGGGCAGGTAATGAAAGCTACCAATGGTCAGGCTAATCCGGAACTGGTGAATCGATTGCTCAAAGAACGGCTGGGAGTCTGA
- the purN gene encoding phosphoribosylglycinamide formyltransferase: MNDQKRARIAVFISGSGTGLQSLIDASRDGSLHGDIVLVVSSNDKAYGLVRALNAGIPTFVFKERQYDSPDKAASTLLSKLRDQSVEFIAMAGYLKMMPTAVLRAFPKRVTNIHPALLPKYGGKGMYGHFVHEAVLASGDTESGATVHLADEVYDHGRILEQVRVPIMSGDTPDMLAARVQAVEHQLYTRALDKLIRGEYKLA; the protein is encoded by the coding sequence GTGAATGACCAGAAACGGGCTCGCATAGCCGTGTTCATTTCCGGAAGTGGCACGGGGCTTCAATCGTTGATCGATGCGAGCCGCGATGGCTCGCTTCACGGCGACATCGTGCTGGTGGTTTCCAGCAACGACAAGGCATACGGTCTGGTGCGAGCGCTCAACGCCGGTATACCCACATTTGTGTTCAAGGAGAGGCAGTACGATTCGCCCGATAAGGCTGCGTCGACTCTTCTTTCAAAACTTCGCGACCAGTCGGTTGAATTCATCGCTATGGCAGGGTATCTTAAGATGATGCCGACCGCCGTCTTGCGCGCATTTCCAAAGCGCGTTACCAATATCCATCCAGCGTTGCTTCCGAAGTATGGAGGCAAAGGAATGTATGGTCATTTTGTGCACGAAGCAGTGCTGGCCTCGGGTGACACAGAGAGCGGCGCCACCGTGCATCTGGCGGACGAAGTGTACGACCACGGTCGTATCCTCGAACAAGTGCGGGTGCCGATCATGTCCGGTGACACGCCGGATATGCTTGCTGCCCGCGTGCAGGCAGTTGAGCACCAACTGTACACCCGCGCGTTGGACAAACTGATCAGAGGAGAGTACAAACTCGCATGA